In Ovis canadensis isolate MfBH-ARS-UI-01 breed Bighorn chromosome 11, ARS-UI_OviCan_v2, whole genome shotgun sequence, one genomic interval encodes:
- the SEC14L1 gene encoding SEC14-like protein 1 isoform X2 gives MVQKYQSPVRVYKHPFELIMAAYERRFPTCPLIPMFVDSDTVNEFRSEDGAIHVIERRCKLDIDAPRLLKKIAGVDYVYFIQKNSLNSRERTLHIEAHNETFSNRVIINEHCCYSVHPENEDWTCFEQSASLDIKSFFGFESTVEKIAMKQYTSNIKKGKEIIEYYLRQLEEEGVTFVPRWTPPAAAPSLETSLSCKKPAASLTVVVPDPTLKEGLSSEPLSTPSGAPEPTAGTPDDKLDADYIKRYLGDLTPLQESCLIRLRQWLQETHKGKIPKDEHILRFLRARDFNIDKARETMCQSLTWRKQHQVDYILDTWHPPQVLQDYYAGGWHHHDKDGRPLYVLRLGQMDTKGLVRALGEEALLRYVLSINEEGLRRCEENTKVFGRPISSWTCLVDLEGLNMRHLWRPGVKALLRIIEVVEANYPETLGRLLILRAPRVFPVLWTLVSPFIDDNTRRKFLIYAGNDYQGPGGLLDYIDKEIIPDFLSGECMCEVPEGGLVPKSLYRTAEELENEDLKLWTETIYQSASVFKGAPHEILIQIVDASSVITWDFDVCKGDIVFNIYHSKRSPQPPKKDSLGAHSITSPGGNNVQLIDRVWQLGRDYSMVESPLICKEGESVQGSHVTRWPGFYILQWKFHSTPACAATSLPRVDDVLASLQVSSHKCKVMYYTEVIGSEDFRGSMTSLESSHSGFSQLSAATTSSSQSHSSSMISR, from the exons GCCTATGAAAGGAGGTTCCCTACGTGTCCTTTGATTCCAATGTTTGTGGACAGTGACACTGTGAATGAATTCAGGAGTGAAGATGGGGCTATTCACGTTATAGAAAGGCGCTGCAAGCTGGATATAGATGCTCCTCGGCTGCTAAAAAAG aTTGCAGGAGTTGATTACGTTTATTTTATCCAGAAAAACTCACTGAACTCTCGGGAACGTACTTTGCACATTGAGGCCCATAACGAAACGTTTTCTAATCGGGTCATCATTAACGAGCACTGCTGCTACAGC GTTCACCCTGAAAATGAAGACTGGACCTGTTTTGAACAGTCAGCAAGTTTAGATATTAAATCTTTCTTTGGTTTTGAAAGTACAGTAGAAAAAATTGCAATGAAACAATATACCAGCAACATTAAAAAA GGCAAGGAAATCATCGAGTACTACCTTCGCCAGTTAGAGGAAGAAGGCGTCACGTTCGTGCCCCGCTGGACTCCACCTGCCGCCGCCCCCTCTTTGGAGACGTCCTTGTCCTGCAAGAAACCAGCAGCGTCCCTGACCGTCGTCGTGCCTGACCCCACGCTCAAGGAAGGGCTGAGCAGTGAGCCCCTCAGCACCCCGAGCGGGGCACCCGAGCCCACCGCAGGGACCCCGGACG ACAAACTAGACGCAGACTacatcaagagatacctgggtgACCTGACCCCACTGCAGGAGAGCTGCCTGATCCGGCTTCGCCAGTGGCTCCAGGAGACCCACAAGGGCAAA ATCCCGAAAGATGAGCATATTCTCCGGTTCTTACGCGCCCGGGACTTCAACATCGACAAGGCCAGAGAGACCATGTGTCAGTCTCTGACTTGGCGCAAGCAGCACCAGGTGGACTATATCCTCGACACCTGGCACCCCCCCCAGGTCCTGCAGGACTACTACGCGGGCGGCTGGCACCATCACGACAAAG ACGGCCGGCCCCTCTACGTGCTCCGGCTGGGGCAGATGGACACCAAAGGCCTGGTGAGGGCCCTCGGCGAGGAGGCCCTGCTGAGATAC GTTCTTTCCATCAACGAAGAAGGCCTGCGGCGGTGTGAAGAGAACACGAAGGTCTTCGGCCGGCCTATCAG CTCCTGGACCTGCCTGGTGGACCTGGAGGGGCTGAACATGCGGCACCTGTGGAGGCCGGGCGTGAAGGCCCTGCTGCGCATCATCGAGGTGGTGGAGGCCAACTACCCCGAGACGCTGGGCCGCCTGCTGATCCTGCGCGCCCCTCGCGTATTCCCGGTGCTCTGGACGCTG GTTAGTCCATTCATTGATGATAACACCAGAAGGAAATTCCTGATTTATGCAGGAAATGACTACCAGGGGCCTGGAGGCCTGCTGGATTACATCGACAAAGAGATCATTCCGGATTTCCTGAGTGGAGAGTGCATG TGTGAGGTGCCGGAGGGGGGCCTGGTGCCCAAGTCCCTGTACAGGACCGCGGAGGAGCTGGAGAACGAAGACCTCAAGCTCTGGACCGAAACCATCTACCAGTCCGCCAGCGTCTTCAAAGGGGCCCCGCACGAG ATTCTCATTCAGATCGTGGACGCCTCATCAGTGATCACGTGGGATTTTGATGTGTGCAAAGGGGACATTGTCTTTAACATCTATCACTCCAAGCGGTCGCCACAGCCACCCAAGAAGGACTCCCTGGGGGCGCACAGCATCACTTCCCCAGGAGGAAATAACGTACAGCTGATAGACAGAGTCTGGCAGCTGGGCCGGGACTACAGCATGGTGGAGTCGCCCCTGATCTGCAAAGAAGGGGAGAGCGTGCAG GGCTCCCACGTGACTCGGTGGCCAGGCTTCTAcatcctgcagtggaagttcCACAGCACGCCGGCCTGCGCTGCCACCAGCCTGCCCCGCGTGGACGATGTGCTGGCCTCCCTGCAGGTCTCCTCCCACAAGTGCAAAGTCATGTACTACACCGAGGTGATCGGCTCCGAGGACTTCAG AGGCTCCATGACCAGCCTGGAGTCCAGCCACAGCGGGTTCTCGCAGCTCAGTGCCGCCACCACCTCGTCCAGCCAGTCCCACTCCAGCTCCATGATCTCCAGGTAG
- the SEC14L1 gene encoding SEC14-like protein 1 isoform X1, with translation MVQKYQSPVRVYKHPFELIMAAYERRFPTCPLIPMFVDSDTVNEFRSEDGAIHVIERRCKLDIDAPRLLKKIAGVDYVYFIQKNSLNSRERTLHIEAHNETFSNRVIINEHCCYSVHPENEDWTCFEQSASLDIKSFFGFESTVEKIAMKQYTSNIKKGKEIIEYYLRQLEEEGVTFVPRWTPPAAAPSLETSLSCKKPAASLTVVVPDPTLKEGLSSEPLSTPSGAPEPTAGTPDDKLDADYIKRYLGDLTPLQESCLIRLRQWLQETHKGKIPKDEHILRFLRARDFNIDKARETMCQSLTWRKQHQVDYILDTWHPPQVLQDYYAGGWHHHDKDGRPLYVLRLGQMDTKGLVRALGEEALLRYVLSINEEGLRRCEENTKVFGRPISSWTCLVDLEGLNMRHLWRPGVKALLRIIEVVEANYPETLGRLLILRAPRVFPVLWTLVSPFIDDNTRRKFLIYAGNDYQGPGGLLDYIDKEIIPDFLSGECMCEVPEGGLVPKSLYRTAEELENEDLKLWTETIYQSASVFKGAPHEILIQIVDASSVITWDFDVCKGDIVFNIYHSKRSPQPPKKDSLGAHSITSPGGNNVQLIDRVWQLGRDYSMVESPLICKEGESVQGSHVTRWPGFYILQWKFHSTPACAATSLPRVDDVLASLQVSSHKCKVMYYTEVIGSEDFRGSMTSLESSHSGFSQLSAATTSSSQSHSSSMISRWRFC, from the exons GCCTATGAAAGGAGGTTCCCTACGTGTCCTTTGATTCCAATGTTTGTGGACAGTGACACTGTGAATGAATTCAGGAGTGAAGATGGGGCTATTCACGTTATAGAAAGGCGCTGCAAGCTGGATATAGATGCTCCTCGGCTGCTAAAAAAG aTTGCAGGAGTTGATTACGTTTATTTTATCCAGAAAAACTCACTGAACTCTCGGGAACGTACTTTGCACATTGAGGCCCATAACGAAACGTTTTCTAATCGGGTCATCATTAACGAGCACTGCTGCTACAGC GTTCACCCTGAAAATGAAGACTGGACCTGTTTTGAACAGTCAGCAAGTTTAGATATTAAATCTTTCTTTGGTTTTGAAAGTACAGTAGAAAAAATTGCAATGAAACAATATACCAGCAACATTAAAAAA GGCAAGGAAATCATCGAGTACTACCTTCGCCAGTTAGAGGAAGAAGGCGTCACGTTCGTGCCCCGCTGGACTCCACCTGCCGCCGCCCCCTCTTTGGAGACGTCCTTGTCCTGCAAGAAACCAGCAGCGTCCCTGACCGTCGTCGTGCCTGACCCCACGCTCAAGGAAGGGCTGAGCAGTGAGCCCCTCAGCACCCCGAGCGGGGCACCCGAGCCCACCGCAGGGACCCCGGACG ACAAACTAGACGCAGACTacatcaagagatacctgggtgACCTGACCCCACTGCAGGAGAGCTGCCTGATCCGGCTTCGCCAGTGGCTCCAGGAGACCCACAAGGGCAAA ATCCCGAAAGATGAGCATATTCTCCGGTTCTTACGCGCCCGGGACTTCAACATCGACAAGGCCAGAGAGACCATGTGTCAGTCTCTGACTTGGCGCAAGCAGCACCAGGTGGACTATATCCTCGACACCTGGCACCCCCCCCAGGTCCTGCAGGACTACTACGCGGGCGGCTGGCACCATCACGACAAAG ACGGCCGGCCCCTCTACGTGCTCCGGCTGGGGCAGATGGACACCAAAGGCCTGGTGAGGGCCCTCGGCGAGGAGGCCCTGCTGAGATAC GTTCTTTCCATCAACGAAGAAGGCCTGCGGCGGTGTGAAGAGAACACGAAGGTCTTCGGCCGGCCTATCAG CTCCTGGACCTGCCTGGTGGACCTGGAGGGGCTGAACATGCGGCACCTGTGGAGGCCGGGCGTGAAGGCCCTGCTGCGCATCATCGAGGTGGTGGAGGCCAACTACCCCGAGACGCTGGGCCGCCTGCTGATCCTGCGCGCCCCTCGCGTATTCCCGGTGCTCTGGACGCTG GTTAGTCCATTCATTGATGATAACACCAGAAGGAAATTCCTGATTTATGCAGGAAATGACTACCAGGGGCCTGGAGGCCTGCTGGATTACATCGACAAAGAGATCATTCCGGATTTCCTGAGTGGAGAGTGCATG TGTGAGGTGCCGGAGGGGGGCCTGGTGCCCAAGTCCCTGTACAGGACCGCGGAGGAGCTGGAGAACGAAGACCTCAAGCTCTGGACCGAAACCATCTACCAGTCCGCCAGCGTCTTCAAAGGGGCCCCGCACGAG ATTCTCATTCAGATCGTGGACGCCTCATCAGTGATCACGTGGGATTTTGATGTGTGCAAAGGGGACATTGTCTTTAACATCTATCACTCCAAGCGGTCGCCACAGCCACCCAAGAAGGACTCCCTGGGGGCGCACAGCATCACTTCCCCAGGAGGAAATAACGTACAGCTGATAGACAGAGTCTGGCAGCTGGGCCGGGACTACAGCATGGTGGAGTCGCCCCTGATCTGCAAAGAAGGGGAGAGCGTGCAG GGCTCCCACGTGACTCGGTGGCCAGGCTTCTAcatcctgcagtggaagttcCACAGCACGCCGGCCTGCGCTGCCACCAGCCTGCCCCGCGTGGACGATGTGCTGGCCTCCCTGCAGGTCTCCTCCCACAAGTGCAAAGTCATGTACTACACCGAGGTGATCGGCTCCGAGGACTTCAG AGGCTCCATGACCAGCCTGGAGTCCAGCCACAGCGGGTTCTCGCAGCTCAGTGCCGCCACCACCTCGTCCAGCCAGTCCCACTCCAGCTCCATGATCTCCAG atGGCGATTTTGCTGA